In Fervidicoccaceae archaeon, the DNA window CCGAAAGCTTTCATTTATTTTGCTCACCTACGAGTTAGTTTTGCTCTCTGAGGATATAATAAGCTCAGCGACTCGAGAAGCGCGATCGGTGGGGATCCTCGCTCGAGGGCTCTCGGCGGCACGCGAGGGCTCTCAGGCCCTTCGACCCGTGGAGCTCTCCCCTCTGCACCTGCCCGCCTAAGCTCGTTCTGAATCTCTACACGGGGTGCGGCCACGGTTGCCTCTACTGCTACGCCAGGTTCTACGTCTCGAGATTCGACGAGCCCAGGCTCAAGGAGAAGATCGCGCAGATGCTCGCCGAGGACTTGGCCCGGCTGAGGAGCGAGGCTCTAGTCGAGCTAGCCACGAGCACGGACCCCTATCAGCCTCTAGAGTTTAGGCTCTCCGCCTCGAGGAGATGCCTCGAACTCTTGAGCTCATCGAGGGCTCGCGTCCTGATAACCACGAAGAGCGATCTCGTCCTCAGAGACCTCGACCTGCTCGGGAAGATGAGGGGCAGAGTGGCCGTCGCGATAACCGTGACCACGCTCGACAGACGAGTCGCCTCTATCCTCGAGCCCGGGGCCCCTCCGCCTGAGAGGAGGATCAGAGCCATCGAGCTCCTCTCTCGAGAAGGGATCCCGTCGGTCGTCAGAATAGACCCGGTGATCCCGGGCGTGAACGACGACCTCGACGAGATCGAGGCGCTCGTCGACAGAGCGGCTAGAGCCGGAGCTCTCCAGATCACGTCATCTACTCTGAAAGCCAAGAGCTCTCTGCTCGAGAAGCTCTCGCGCTCGTTCCCCGGGGCTCGAGCCGAGCTCGCCGAGCTCTACGTCGAGAAGGGGGTCAGAGTGAGAGGCTACCTCTACGCGGACTCCGGCTGGAGGCTCCGCGTGTTGAGGGAGATCAAGAGCTTATCCGAGGAGAGGGGGCTCGTCTTCAAGGTCTGCAGAGAGGGTCTCCCGGGCCTCGCGTCGACGGGGTCCACGTGCGACGGCTTCGGCCTGATAGATCTCATTCCCCGATGACCGTTACGTGAATTCTCCTGGTCCTCGGCCCGTCCAGCTCGATCAGCAGGAGCTCTTGCCACGTGCCTCTGACGAGTCTTCCGCTCTCTATCGGCAAGATCGCCGAAGAGCCCAGAGTCAAGGAGGCCAAGTGGGCGGAGGCGTTGTCGTCGACCCTGTTGTGCTCCCATACCCCATCGTCTGGGAAAGCCCGCGATATCCACGCGAGGACGTCCCGCCTCAGTCCCTCCTCGTCCTCGTTGACGACGAGGGCTGCCGTGGCGTGGGGGACGTGAACCAGGCAGAGGCCCCTCCGGACCCCGGCCTCTCTCACTATCTCCTCGACGAGCTCCGTGACGTTGATCGTTTCCCTTCGAGCCCTCGTCGCCACTCTCAGCTCTCTCTGCTCGATCCTCATGAAGGGCTCCCCGGCCCCGAGCGCGGCTGAGGAGAGCCGACTTTTTAGGCTTGGCGCGCCAGCTGCTCGCCGCGAGAGGGTCCTCTCCATTGAGCTGTCGTCCTCAAGTCGGAGTGGGCGTGCTCGTCTTCGATGAGAGGGGCAGGATACTCTTGGTCAGGAGAGGCCACCCCCCGGGGGCGGGGCTCTGGAGCCTGCCCGGCGGCAGAGTAGAGGAGGGCGAGAGGGTATTCGACGCGGCGAGGAGAGAGCTCTTGGAGGAGGCCGGGATCGATGGGGAGCCCAGAGCGATCGTGGACGTGAACGAGCTCGTGGTGAGGAGGCCGAGCGGCGAGCTGGCCTACCACTACGTGCTGCTGGCGGTCCTCGTCGAGCCGAGGAGCCTCGAGGCCAGGCCGGGCGGAGACGCCGTAGAGCTCGATTTCTTCGAGGTGGAGCGAGCCCTAGCGCTCCCCGACCTCAGCCCCAGCACGAGGGCTCTCTTGA includes these proteins:
- a CDS encoding NUDIX hydrolase → MSCRPQVGVGVLVFDERGRILLVRRGHPPGAGLWSLPGGRVEEGERVFDAARRELLEEAGIDGEPRAIVDVNELVVRRPSGELAYHYVLLAVLVEPRSLEARPGGDAVELDFFEVERALALPDLSPSTRALLTKMLSGRRAEISPVTVQITEAPIS
- a CDS encoding radical SAM protein, which gives rise to MNLYTGCGHGCLYCYARFYVSRFDEPRLKEKIAQMLAEDLARLRSEALVELATSTDPYQPLEFRLSASRRCLELLSSSRARVLITTKSDLVLRDLDLLGKMRGRVAVAITVTTLDRRVASILEPGAPPPERRIRAIELLSREGIPSVVRIDPVIPGVNDDLDEIEALVDRAARAGALQITSSTLKAKSSLLEKLSRSFPGARAELAELYVEKGVRVRGYLYADSGWRLRVLREIKSLSEERGLVFKVCREGLPGLASTGSTCDGFGLIDLIPR
- a CDS encoding secondary thiamine-phosphate synthase enzyme YjbQ — translated: MRIEQRELRVATRARRETINVTELVEEIVREAGVRRGLCLVHVPHATAALVVNEDEEGLRRDVLAWISRAFPDDGVWEHNRVDDNASAHLASLTLGSSAILPIESGRLVRGTWQELLLIELDGPRTRRIHVTVIGE